From the genome of Caloenas nicobarica isolate bCalNic1 chromosome 14, bCalNic1.hap1, whole genome shotgun sequence:
CTGcattgttttatttccaaacagACTATATAAACTCATTTCAGATGGTAAAAAGAAGTAGCTACGTCCTGACCTCTTGAAATGCAAATTGCCTCTCGCCCTGGGAGAGATGAAAGGCTGTTTCCTATCTGACACCTTAAAAAAGAGCGAGATAACAGCTCCGTGCTCTGCCTCCctcctttcattttccaaaattgTTTTTGGGTGAGAAGAGCAGCTCTCTGCGGTTTCACTGTGCTTGTTGCCCATACAGAGCAAGTATGGGGGGGCTGAAGGGCCCCCCTGAGGCACCTGGAGCAGAGACCCAGAGTGTTTCCCTACAGACCAGACCAGACCCACAATTCAGCCAACAGCAGAGGCGGTGGGGGCAGGTGAAGCCCAgacctttttccccctcctacCGGGACTCAATTTGCAGGCCCAGTTTCAAAAGCTGCAATAGAGTTTGCTCAGGAGAACATGGTATTGTAGTGGTCCAGGGGCAGGAATCTCCCCAGCTTGAAGACACAGCTGAAACCACCACCGCTCCGCTGTGCCTGGCCCCACCACcatcccccccagcccagcacggctGCAAAAAagctccttctccagcctcccAGCACTTTCCCACACATGAGGCTTGTGGCACACGCAGCAGCCAAGAGCCCTTCGCCTTCCCGAGGAGCTTTTTCCTCAGTTGGTGAGAGCAAACACCAGCTTAACGGGCCAGACTCAGAAACAGCAGACAGACATGAGACTGCCCATCCAAACACAACCACAGCTGCCTAGTTCATGGGTTTCACCCGCTATTTGCTATTTTCCCCACTCTTACTGGAGGATCCTCTGCTTTGCTCTCCtagggcaggagcagaggggcagtCGGATCTCCCGGATCATCAGTGGGTCTGGATGGCCGCATCCATTGGGGCCGTGGGTGACAGCGGAGGTGTTGGCATCACCACCGCAGCTGGAAGTTGCTGCCACTTACCGAATCCACCCGCAGCTTCTCTCAGCTCTTCAGTTTGCTCTCAGCAGAAGACGGGAAATGTCACCAGCAGCTGAACGAAGTTTAGAAACGTCCAGCTGAGCTAACACAGCTGATCTCGCCTGAAGCAAACGGAGGTGCACGAACAGCAGCGGCAGGACAACATTGTCCTCCAGAGCTACAACAGGAAAGGAGACACCTTTAGCTTCACATCCCAGGCCTTGCAATGCAGCAGTCACACAGGAGAACAAGGAGACTCTCATTGCCACACGCTCCATCGCTGCTAGTGAgagcagaaaagctttttctcctctcctccacccCAGAGTGGTTTTTGTGGCTTCGCAAAAGGAAGGATACACACAGAAGCAGGAGATGCCTCCTCACGCCCATCCACATGGGCTCACTCCAGATCTTCCTCCTGGGCTTGAAGGTGAGAAGGAACAAGCTTGGAGTGACAGTGAGTGCAGTATTTGGAAGCCCTGCTTCAGCTGCAACCCataaaagagagaataaagGAAGTTATCAGAGCtcagctgaggagcaggagaaaaacACAAGTGTGAGTCCCTTGAGAAGAGCTTTAAGGAGGAACAAGAgggaaaattacatttgcaaGCAAAATGTGCCAGGAGGAACTCGGCTTCCCCACCCAACCCTGCAAAACCCGAGCTGACAGTGTCTTTTGAGAGGTTACAAAGCACAGCGAGGACCGCGACCATCACTGCCGGCGTTCTGGTTTGGGGCACAGAGCACAGAACGCACCTCACGTCACCCTCATCTTACCCAGCCCCATCTCCAAGCagcaaacaaaaggaagaagacaCAAAATACTTATCACAACACAGATTTAATTCCTTAGGCAGTTATAAAATTACAAAGAGCGATGGGCTAGCAGTGAGAGCCAGACACTTGGTGAGGTGGAATGTTAGACAGATTTTTCCACTTATCGAGACAAGATATCAAACAGTGAGCACGGCGGGATGCAGGTTTTGTCCCGGTGAGGAGGCAAACACAAGAGCAAATAGATCCAAGGAGAGAAAGGGTTGAGCTGATGCCCCAGTGAAACCCAGAGGTACAGGCTCGGGAACGACTCACCGCTCCTGAGAAATGAGTTGGACACATGCAAGGGCAGCGCAGCAGGAGTCCGGCTACAGATCACTGCAGCCGCAGGGTCAAAGCCACAGCACCGAGACGTGTAACGAGCACAACTGCAGCTATTCGCAAGTTAGAGTAGAAACTTCTTCTCTGTTATTCTCAAGGCAGTGTAAGATGAGATTCGCCAATTTGAAGTGTGTTAAAATGAAGGCATGGTATGGTTAGAAAAATAGGAATCTGCTGAATTCCTTTGGTTGTGCAGCTGGAATTGGAAAGGATTTATTTACAGTCGGAGTGACGCTTTCTTCATTGCAAGCCTTTAATGGTGCAGCACAGattccagaaaaacaaaggctGGCTCTGCACATTTGGAGAAGACACTCTGCCCTGCTCCCAGATGTTAACTGGTTAAAAATCAAGGCAACTGTTAGCCAGGAGAGCTGgagcacagaagaaaacttcCCAAACCTCTGCAGTGATTAATTCCCACCGATGCTTTGGACAAAGACTCCTGTTGCtctgccaacagcagcagagcatcTGCGCATACAAGCGATAACACCGAATAGCTCAGCGACCCACAAGGAAAGAATTTCTACTGTCCTACTGCATGTTGCTTTGATGCTAACGCCATTATTAGAGCCAAGAAAGCCCAGCACAGGTTGTAACAACGAGCACTCTGCTGATCGGCTTCTCAGGGCTCCATGCTACTCTGCTCACCGAGCTGGTGGCTCCTCAGTTCGTTCCTCCTTTTTTTACTCTCGCACACAGGTCAGATGCACCTTTCCTTTGTGGAGACAGCTGTCCCTGTATTAAGAGGCTTCTCAGATATTTATTTGGATTCGGGCAGACTTGAAAAGGCACCACCTCTGCCCCCAACCCTCTGTAGAAACAGGCCCAAGAAACTCACATCGGACCTGAAGCAGCAAGGTGCGTGCACACATCTGATCCCAGAGGGAGCACTCGCACCAGTGTCTTGCTGAACAGGGTCTCAGAAGAGACTAATCTCTTTATGCTTTttacttcctcctcctctgccaggcCCAGCCTTTCAACCGCTAGATTTCTATCTGTCACTTGTATTTTGGAAACAGTGACATATGAAGAGTCCGGAGCAGATAAAAGCTTTCTGTCTCAGGactcaaaatacaaaatagagTAAACAGACAGATGTCGAGGCAGCAGTGGAGTACGTGCACTCGTGACCTATTTGCACATCATGAGAAACAGCTCCTTCCCTACTGTACTCACTGAGAACAGATCCCACTGCAATCTAAGACCTGAGTTTGGGATTCCAAGTTTATAAGTGCTTCCAGTTCCCCAGCTTTGGTTGTTTCAGTTGTCTCTCTCTATCCCAACCTCCTACAgagctaaaaaaagaaagctatcAAGAAGTGCAGTCTGTACCTAGAGACACAGTCACAGAACCCTGTCCTTCCAAGGGGCTGTAGAGGTGTCCCCGTATCGTACGACTACAAGCCCATGGCCACAGCACAGGACTAGAGCCCCCTCGGCTTATGCGGGGAATCCAGGGCTGTTGGACCGTAAGAACAGAAATGTCTGGACACCACCTGATCCGCAGAGCACAATAGTGCAATCATGCGCTCCATACTCAGGTGAGGATGCGGCTGCAAACAGCATTTCCGgtacatttaagaaaaaaataaaaccaaaaccaagtcTTTGTGTCATTGAGATGAAACCCGAACCTGAAAGGCTTCTAACTTTGGTAGCACACCACAGCACGGTGGTTACTGAGGGCCTAAGACCATCAGAGGAAAATATTAGTCATATTTTATCTGAGGAAAAGTTTATATCTTCACGCAATGAACTTCAGACAAACTAGTGTCACCACCCACAAATACACTGTCAGTGGGGACCAAAAACCACTTGCTCCACCCTACTTAGCTCCATGCTGGGCACTAACTCCAGAAAATCAATACTTTTGCTCTCTAAGATGATTTTCTCAGCTACAAAGACACAGATACTTTAACTGGCTTCCAGCTTCTACTTGAGAGTGAACCAAGCAGGGCACAGCGACTCAGTCTGTCTGCGGCTCAGAAGTAGGAGCACACTACAGCACTCGGAAGACACAAATACAGTGAATATGGGATCTCCAACTCACCTGTGGAAGATCAGGCCTAAAAGTGAAGACGAGGGTAAAATTAGTACAATAAACGTTATCAATTTCTAGCAGTAAGAGTTAGTAATTACATAAAGAGGTCTGTCTTACTAGGTAATGTGGCCTTTGTTACGCTCCCAGCTTGAAACACTCGTGTGCTCAGCAGACCTGTGTTGCTTATGTCTGTTTACTGCTAATTCTACTTGCGGAGTCTGCACCAAGCCTCCGAGGGTGTTATCAGGAATGTTACCAGCTTTAGTCTGGAACCAGGAGGCATCTGACAGCTCCCGGGCAGTTCTGTTTGCCAGCAAAGCTCACTGAGCTAATATTGACTTTGAGATTCGTATTTTACTCTGCGGTTATAAGCTCCACAGCAAAGCTGATAGcatttgcagtaaaaaaaaaaaaaaaaacaaacaccacactgaaaaaaataattccagaaCATGGAATTTAGTTGTCAGCCAGAGCTTAAAGTCAAGAGATGAAGCGAGATTTCAGCAAGGCTCAGTAGTTTGCTTCGAATGTGCTGGGTTGTGGAAAGGACACCACGAGCCACTCCAGCCAGCTACTTGGGACAGTGAAAGGTTTTCAGTGAATAAACAAGCCTcatcccttctctcctgcatgCGCTCGTGTAAGAACGTCTTTCATATACAGGGACTAACAGTGGTCTCACTGACACAGTTCACTTGGCAGGGTCTCCCACCATCTTTCGCACTTTCAGAGGAAGGTGAAGCCCACCTGCCCACCCAGGGCTTTGGGAACAAACAATGCCTGCGATCGCTCGAGAGAAGACTTGCTCACAGCACCAAACCCTAAAAGCGCACCACTCTCTAGTTGTGGTAGGGAATTCACACGTAGCTGGAGTACTCAGCTTCTGTGCCCCTCTCTTTCCTTgccagtttttatttctttgcaagcAGTCAGAGGGAAAGGAAGCAACCCACATCACTGcacaaaaggcaaagcaagctCATTTTGGCAAAGGAAAGTAGCACTCACCAAGTACTTTACTAATCACTTGCTCACTAACTGTTATCCAAGACTTAAGAGAAGGCACATTACAACCCTAAAAATAGTCTGCAGCACTGCTCAGCCTTGGAAAGCCCTAGCCAGGGTCAGGGCAGCTAAGGATTTATTCCAAAACTGCCAAAGAGACATCCAGTCCTTGGAGTGTATCACAGGAGGTACTCTGAtgaaaggggaaataaaaaaaaaaattaaaaaaggcaaaaagcaaagcactgtAACTCAGCAGAAgagaactcagaaaaaaattaatctttcaaaATCATTTATATTTACATCAGTATCtggaaaaaacaccccaaacgTGAACCCTCACAATTAGAGCAGTACACTCAGCCCCAGACTAAAGAGAAGCAAGAACTGAGAGCTGCGCCTTCCAGCCAAAAACCTTAAGGCTGTTTAAAGAGCGGGGCTGCCGTATTCCACAGGGATTTCCATCCATTCTGACAGAATCCTTGCTttggataattttaaaaagtataaaaaaaaaggttattgcTACTCTGCCAAAGAAATAAGACAATcaacaggagagaaagaaagtacATTCCACCTCTTCTCTAAAAAGCCCCACAAGCTTATGGGCTACAGACATCCAAGTACTAAAGAGGTACAAGAGCCTCCACCAATTCCTCCTTCATTCCAGCTTTCTTCCCGCAGCAATTCCTATTCTTCCCTGTAAAGGCACTTTCTATATCCTATATCCTTATGCAGGGAAACACTTTCAGTTTTCCATCCCAACAAACAGAATAGTCCCAACGAATATGCAACATTCAGAAGgaattttaattaacaaaatggtccaggaaaggggaaggagaacccaaaaaaaccccaggctGTTGCATTTGAAAGGTTGCATGTCAGTCACTAGGTATGCCTGCAAGCCCATGCACAGGAAACCATTTGGACCTTTGTCAGTGCAGAACCAGTCTCGGCTTCCAGAACCACTTCTCTACTCCGTCCTTACATAAGCTaaatattatatacatatataaaaaaaatacaaacttgaGTTTGTTATAAAGtggcttctctctctccccctcctaTGCTCGCTTGGCACATGAAGGCATGCAAAGCTAGTAGGCTCCGAGGGCTGCACAAACAGCAGGTTttggcaacaacaaaaaaaaataaacacagctaAAATAGAGAAGCAAGATTAAAAGCCACTGAATTGAAAACCATATATTTTTCCAATTGTATAGAATTAGGACTACAGCTACGACTTAAAACTGTAAGAGTCTGTCATCCTCTCTCCCAACTCATGTCAAAGTTCATAGCAGCATAACACGAGATTCCTCAGGAAACATCAAGCCAGTGTTCTCTGCTTCAGGAGTGAGTTCACAGGTCACAGTTCAGTCTGTCCGCAGGATCATGGGAGGATGCTCACTGTCCTCGTCCAGCCTCAGTGAGTTGGTTTCATCTTCCAGGCAAGCTCCACCCACGGCACCCAAGTCATCTGTGTAGGCTGCagacaaaggaaaaagtagTTGGGGGATCAGCAGCACAAACTAAGGCTCGGATCTAAAGTGAGTGATTAGAGCTGAAGTACCAGACATTACTTGCCACAGTTTCACTGCCACCCTATGTTTGCTTTTATCATGACAGTGTTTCTCCGAGCCAAGAGCAGTTTATGATCAAAATTAAACTACTCCCTATGTGTGCAACGCATACTGGTGCTTTGTGCAGGCTGAAGTTTTTCTTACTCTCCACTCATGCGTTACACCGCAACTGCAGTACTGATGCTGTATGTGCAGCctgtccttcctctgcagtcGAAGCACCGACCCGAGTGACGTACAAAGATGGTAAAACCTCCGCTCATCACTTGGAGAGCTGCAGCGTTAACCAAATTCTCACCCTCTTGATCTAACAGAGCAGCAAATCAGACTAAAAGGTCACTGTTCCCATAAAGGAATGACAGGAGCACTTATCAACATTGTTAAATAAAAGTGGGCGCTATGTATCAGATGCTTTGCACAAGGTCTGAGTGCAGAACTCCTGtatgaaataattgttttagGGCATCTCAGGAACCATTTGGCAAGCACTGCAACTATCAGTACAGTAATTAACCACAATTCGAGACAACGTTCTACCCAGTAAGTAGCAGAGATGAGCGATCCATCTATAGGAGGCTACTGTACatcacaaatgcttttttcctaCTGCTCACCAATGCTTGACATCACACCCAAGGTTATGAAAAGCTCCGGGTTGAAGTAGACAAGCTCACACGGCCGTCTAGAACGAAGCAATATGCAGAGATACTCTCTACCCCATTTTCCAGCCTTCTCCTTACCATGCCTTGTGGGTGAGGAAGGCACGTATGTACCTTTAGTCACAGCGGCACTGTACGTCTGCGCTACCAACGGCCGGTCGTGGGATGCAGACTCTAGAATTTCGTTGGCTGGCTCCATACTGCCATCGAGCCTACCAAGCAGAGAGAGGTTAGCATGAGAGGTGATCTACCTGGGCACAATACAGCTTTAGTTGACAGCTACAGAAGAATATGTCATTAGACATGTAAGAATaatacatatacacatgcaACAGGAGGAACTTGGTCGCTCCATTCCAGAGGAGTGTCAAGAAGGCATCTAACAACACTTCATATTTAACACTGAAGACACATCAGCTACATCCTTGCCCTGGAAACAGCATCAAGATCGAAATACTAGTAGCTgatgctaggaaaaaaagactaaaaataagAGTGcatgattaaataaaataataaccaTTCCAATCAGCAATATTATAGGTTGTCCCTTGAGCTCTGTCCACAACAGAAGTGGTTGCTTCAATCACATATACTAAAAAAACATCTAGTGAAGGTATTAGAGTGTTTCAGAGCTTAAGAACTCGATAAAAGCTTCTCTCTGAGGCTTCACTTCATCTACAAGTGAAACCAGACATCATACCTTAAAACATTCAGATAAataacaagcaataggacaagaggaaatggcctcaagttgcaccaggggaggtttagattggatatgaggaaaaacttcttcccagaaagggctgtcgggcactggaacaggctgcccagggcagtggtggagttaccatccctggagaggtttaaaagacGCAGAGATGTGGTGctgagggacatggtttagacGTGGACTTGGCAGAGcgaggttaacagttggacttgatgatcttaaaggtcttttccaacctaaacaagTCTATGATTATAGACTCAAAGATGCACACCTGAGTTATCATCGTGAGTTATTGGTTTTAATTCTATGATTGATCATGTAAGTAATCTGACTATATTACCCAAGCTTTTCCTGCCAGATCTTATTAAAATACAACAATGCCCGGTCATATTTTCCTTGAGTGTTCTACAGTACTGCTACAGAACATTAGTTTGCTGGCCTCTATGGAAGGAAGTTTAATAAGGACACTGGTAGAGCGCGAATACAGATATTTTCATAGGCCAGATTCCCCTCTGTGAAGTCAGTAACATCTCTCACGTCTGTAACTGCTTCATTTATTGATGAAGTGGATGGTGTCAGACGTTTCAATTTCTTGTTTAAGTAACTCAACTCAAACTGCCAAGTAAGAGGAAAGAGGATCATACAGCTAACAGCGATTGATCCTTCGCTGCAATCTGACAGCGTTAAGTTTCTGCTGGTAAAGCGATGCTTAGTGTAGTAGATACTAGGAAGGAAGGCACTGGGGGATTCTGAAGTTATTTGTGTCAGAGATCTGGAAAAAGATTAGTTTAAAGAAATGAGCTGTTCTAAGTTAGACTTTTGCAGAACAGCACTAAGCTTAAGAACAAACTGGattttgtgaagaaataaaatacaacagcCTTTGGCTAAAGTGAACTTACTTGTGCTGCTTCATTAGCGTGCACTCTCCTCCTTCTTGGGGATCTAGGTTGTACATGTACAGGTACCCATCAGCAGCTCCCACCAATAAACGAGGGATCTTCTGGATTCTAGAATGGTTTAGGAGAGAGTAACAGATTAATGAGAGCTCAAGAAAGCACACTCTCCTCCCCTCTCATTAATTTAAGCCATTACAGACCACCTCAGAAAGAACTGTATGAAAAAAAGTAAGGCATAACCACATTTTGGGGCTAGTGGGATGCCACAGGAAATTTATACATAACCCAGCAATTTATACATAACCCAGTAAAACAGATTCAGAAGTTACCATCCTGTCATCAAGCTTTGTGTAACTCCAGAGACAAATACTCTAATGggaaatatttacatatttcagaaacattACAAGACTTAATTATTGCGTAAAGGGTGCTTTGAGATCAGAGGAGTGAGAGTACAGACATGAAGTCAATTTAGCATAAAAActacaaaacccccacaaaataAAGTTTACTACCACCCAGTTTACTGCTTTGGTAGCTGTGCCAAATGGGGCCTGCCTTTCgtgaaggcagaagaaagattAGATTTAGTCCTCAATATTAACTTTAATGAATGCTATGCTGTTTCAGAGACAAGAATAATATGAACTTGCTTTCAAAGACTTATTTAATGGTTAGTGTGAATTACCTAATTTTGCAATTCACGAACACAACATACAGTATCACTCCTCCTAGCACTAATGGAAGCAAATGCCGTAAGCCCACGGGTCTGTTCTCAACATCcttctttcaaaattaaaagaCACCTTTAAACAACACTTAGAAATAGTCTATCCTCATCCAAATGTTAcgcctttcccttctcccctcaAAGTACTGTGAGGTGTTAGCTCTAACGCATTGCTCTGAAACTGCAAGAGGCTTTGAAATGGTTACACGTGATCCGTCTCCTGCTGGAGATGAGGTTACGTTCTCCAGTGTCAGCCTCTCCACGCCCAACACGATAACCCAGCCGGCTGGTGAACGCAGGCTCAATTTTTCTCTACTCACGTGGCAAGTGCACAGATGTTTTTGTGCCCACAGAAGGGCAGGCGGACTGTAGCAAAGGCTCTACCCTGGTTAAACATTTCTGTTACTTGAGAGGGCAGATAGCTCGTTGAGGCCATCAGCACTTTTCCAAAGTAACCTGTCCAGGTTGTAGGCTCTTCCTGAGGTCTGTAAGTCAGAAGAAACACACGACCGACTTTACCTTCATATTAGAGAGAAAGGTGcgtaaacatttcaaaatatctttttatttttaaagatatcaggcaggtttttgtttctgttcagaaaaaacaaacacccttGATAACTCTAATGCACTCTATTTATGCTACAGGGCACAATGTGTCCCACAGTACCCTTGGCCTCTTATTTAATCATGTTTGATTGTAAACTTATACTTCTGCttataaaactgtatttcataAGGTTCATTATACAAAAGCGAGATCTACTGGAAAGAGCTACACTTCAGGATTTTAGTCACCTGTTTATCACTAAACATATCATTGTTTCCAACATCTTCCACAGAAATGTAACTAAGACTGTCCTGTCATATAATAAATAGGAACATTTAATAACCTGGTGCCTATTAAAGCCCCATAGGCACCTGGAAGGGATTGCTGAGAGCTCTTCTCGTGCAGATGTCAGAAGAGGCGAAACACATGTAcctgaaaatattaaactgcCCCACATTCCTCCGACAAGGATGGCAAatttctcttcagaagaaataccTTTTCTATTCACTGGGAGAACTGTACGCAGCTCAGCTGCAGTTGCTGATTCATAAATGACTTCTTATGCCCTTTACAGAAGTGTTCAAAACAAATCTGTCCACACTTTGCACTACTCATCCTGATGAGTATAATtgattttaaagcctttttattgaaaaaaatctaaggCACCTCTGAAACGTACTTTTCTTTCACAGTCTCAAGTTTGAAGATATGCACCGTCTCTGTGTTACTGGATGCAGACAGAAACATGCCATCCATGCTGAAAGCCAATGAACAGATGCTCACACACctgggggcaaaaaaaaagagaggaaaacaattaAGTATTGTTTTTGACACTAATACTGTATTAATTGGTGTAAGAAGAAAGCTAGTGTTAACTAACTCAGGGAAATTGACttaaattaatatattactTCTCCATTTTGGTAGGTAGGAATCTTTCTGCACATTCACTACTAAGAAGCCCCATCATGTTCTCACCAGCTGTACTGTGAGAGCTGGGAGGAACTGTGGCTGCATGGGAGACTCACCTGCTCCTCTTCTCCTGTCAGTGATTGCAGGTGACTCCCAATTAAGCCAAAGTATTTGGCTTAATTAGTATTTAAGCAGATTTTTCTCAGTCACCACTGCtttgcaaataagaaaaaagaacatttccaTAGTAAGCATTCTGAATTCTCTGATACTTTCTTAGAACACTTCAAGAGCAAGATCCCCGTTAACGATGTTCAATGCTGATGTATCCCAGATACGGGGGTTAATTACTAACAATCCAAACTCAGTCTTACCTCTGCATAAAGTATAGTGAAATTACAGACTCGCTGCTACCACAAATCATAGTACCATTTCGCAATGTCTATCAATGATCACAGCACTAGCAGGATTTAGAAGACAGCGAGAATATTAGATGTACTGCCTCCAACTGCCACAAGAATACAATATATCTTACAGAAGGTGACCCACTTTAAACAAATTCCCTCAccaataaatttttaaaaggcaaaaggtaGTACAATTCTGACAGGACTGATTTGTAGAATAGTCAGGTCTAAAGGAGTGAAATTGGAAGACATTCAAGCTGAAACTGTTATAAGCGTACAGTCAGGGATGAATGAAgatgaaaatatgcaaaaaaatcaGGATGCCAGCTCAATAGCAGAACATACTGGAAATCCACAGTAAGGAATGAGTTTCAGCTAATTAGCCCAGTTGAACTTTACCTCTTCACTCCCCTTCGGAATTCAAAGAGTTTCTGTCCCTCTGGAATGGAAAACACTCTTATTACTGTCccctgtaaagaaaaaaaaataatttttcatttcaagtttGTTC
Proteins encoded in this window:
- the WIPI2 gene encoding WD repeat domain phosphoinositide-interacting protein 2 isoform X1 — its product is MNLAGQSGDAGSGHLLFANFNQDNTSLAVGSKSGYKFFSLSSVDKLEQIYECTDTEDVCIVERLFSSSLVAIVSLKAPRKLKVCHFKKGTEICNYSYSNTILAVKLNRQRLIVCLEESLYIHNIRDMKVLHTIRETPPNPAGLCALSINNDNCYLAYPGSATIGEVQVFDTINLRAANMIPAHDSPLAALAFDASGTKLATASEKGTVIRVFSIPEGQKLFEFRRGVKRCVSICSLAFSMDGMFLSASSNTETVHIFKLETVKEKPQEEPTTWTGYFGKVLMASTSYLPSQVTEMFNQGRAFATVRLPFCGHKNICALATIQKIPRLLVGAADGYLYMYNLDPQEGGECTLMKQHKLDGSMEPANEILESASHDRPLVAQTYSAAVTKGTYVPSSPTRHAYTDDLGAVGGACLEDETNSLRLDEDSEHPPMILRTD
- the WIPI2 gene encoding WD repeat domain phosphoinositide-interacting protein 2 isoform X2, whose protein sequence is MNLAGQSGDAGSGHLLFANFNQDNTSLAVGSKSGYKFFSLSSVDKLEQIYECTDTEDVCIVERLFSSSLVAIVSLKAPRKLKVCHFKKGTEICNYSYSNTILAVKLNRQRLIVCLEESLYIHNIRDMKVLHTIRETPPNPAGLCALSINNDNCYLAYPGSATIGEVQVFDTINLRAANMIPAHDSPLAALAFDASGTKLATASEKGTVIRVFSIPEGQKLFEFRRGVKRCVSICSLAFSMDGMFLSASSNTETVHIFKLETVKEKPQEEPTTWTGYFGKVLMASTSYLPSQVTEMFNQGRAFATVRLPFCGHKNICALATIQKIPRLLVGAADGYLYMYNLDPQEGGECTLMKQHKLDGSMEPANEILESASHDRPLVAQTYSAAVTKAYTDDLGAVGGACLEDETNSLRLDEDSEHPPMILRTD